A stretch of the Saccharolobus caldissimus genome encodes the following:
- a CDS encoding DUF929 family protein, translated as MSYRKLRNIGFTIFLIVIIIVIAFFSIYKNNNVSSSLIGKLIPLNLYGQLIELSNQDYNITANPITLRLLPYNFSSNGKPAVIFVGAEWCPYCAVERWSLIIALLRFGNFSNLEYMLSSSTDIYPNTPTFTFVNSTYYSPYISFVPIEYEDREGQPLMKIPVNVYNVWMEYGNGSIPFLIIGYYYEVGTTINPGLLSGKNWTYVINQLHNPNSEIYKQIYEQANLITEAICHIDGNRPVSVCSHFSSVQPNIQNYYLITIYDNKNYFKSNKS; from the coding sequence TATAATAGTTATAGCTTTCTTTTCGATATATAAGAATAATAATGTTTCTTCTTCTTTAATAGGTAAACTAATTCCTTTAAATTTATACGGTCAACTAATAGAACTTAGTAATCAAGATTATAATATTACTGCAAATCCCATTACTCTTAGATTATTGCCCTATAATTTCTCTTCTAATGGAAAGCCAGCTGTTATATTTGTAGGTGCAGAGTGGTGTCCCTATTGTGCGGTAGAAAGATGGTCCTTAATAATAGCCTTATTAAGATTTGGTAATTTCTCTAACTTAGAATATATGCTCTCCAGTTCCACAGATATATACCCAAACACGCCAACTTTCACCTTCGTTAATTCAACATATTATAGTCCATATATCTCCTTTGTCCCGATAGAATACGAGGATAGAGAAGGTCAACCTTTAATGAAAATCCCAGTAAACGTATATAACGTATGGATGGAGTACGGCAACGGATCGATCCCATTTTTAATAATAGGATACTATTATGAAGTAGGAACTACTATAAACCCTGGACTCTTATCAGGTAAAAACTGGACTTACGTCATTAACCAGTTACACAATCCTAATAGTGAAATATATAAACAAATTTACGAACAAGCTAATCTGATAACCGAGGCGATATGCCATATAGATGGTAATAGACCAGTAAGCGTTTGTAGTCACTTCTCTTCAGTTCAGCCTAATATACAAAATTACTATTTAATTACTATTTATGATAACAAAAATTATTTTAAATCTAATAAATCTTAG